In the Gossypium raimondii isolate GPD5lz chromosome 9, ASM2569854v1, whole genome shotgun sequence genome, one interval contains:
- the LOC128032522 gene encoding uncharacterized protein At5g02240, protein MATLTRVPLVFSSNRVAPAPAASLNHKCNCVASSSPLTRKLPHCSTPSSLSFNPFSSSFPSFSTRQNKGFRRTSVVVASMADLSTVLVTGAAGRTGQIVYKKLKERSDQFVVRGFVRTPESKETIGGADDVFVGDIRDTTSLVPAMQGIDALIILTSAVPRMKPGFDPTKGGRPEFYFEDGAYPEQVDWIGQKNQIDVAEEAGVKQIVLVGSMGGTNPNHPLNSLGNGNILVWKRKAEQYLADSGVPYTIIRAGGLQDRDGGIRELLVGKDDELLQTETKTIARPDVAEVCIQALKFEEAKFKAFDLASKPEGVGNPTKDFKALFSQITTRF, encoded by the exons ATGGCTACGCTTACACGTGTCCCATTGGTATTTTCCAGCAACAGGGTTGCACCAGCTCCAGCTGCTTCATTAAATCACAAATGTAATTGCGTGGCGTCATCATCACCCTTAACAAGAAAACTTCCACATTGTTCTACTCCCTCTTCTCTTAGCTTCAACCCTTTTTCATCTTCATTCCCTTCTTTCTCAACGCGACAAAACAAGGGTTTTAGGAGAACATCTGTGGTAGTAGCTTCCATGGCTGATCTCAGCACTGTGCTCGTCACTGGAGCCGCTGGCAGAACag GTCAGATAGTTTACAAGAAGCTGAAAGAGAGGTCCGATCAGTTTGTCGTGAGAGGATTCGTTAGAACTCCAGAAAGCAAGGAGACAATCGGTGGAGCAGATGATGTGTTTGTTGGGGATATCAGGGATACCACCTCTCTGGTTCCTGCCATGCAAGGAATTGATGCACTCATAATTCTTACTAGTGCTGTTCCTAGAATGAAACCTGGGTTTGATCCGACGAAAGGCGGAAGGCCTGAGTTCTATTTTGAAGATGGAGCATATCCTGAGCAA GTTGACTGGATTGGTCAGAAAAACCAAATAGATGTTG CTGAGGAGGCTGGAGTGAAGCAAATTGTGTTGGTTGGGTCCATGGGTGGAACAAACCCTAACCATCCCTTGAACAGCTTGGGCAATGGGAACATTTTG GTCTGGAAGAGAAAGGCTGAGCAGTATTTGGCTGACTCTGGTGTCCCATACACAATTATCAG GGCTGGAGGACTGCAAGATAGAGATGGTGGCATCAGAGAACTACTTGTCGGGAAGGATGATGAGCTTCTTCAGACTGAAACAAAAACAATTGCCAGACCTGATGTAGCAGAAGTCTGCATTCAG GCACTGAAATTTGAGGAGGCCAAATTTAAGGCGTTTGATTTAGCCTCGAAACCTGAGGGAGTTGGCAACCCAACAAAGGATTTTAAGGCTCTTTTTTCCCAGATCACTACTCGTTTCTAA
- the LOC105799841 gene encoding telomere repeat-binding protein 6 isoform X1: protein MVSQTRLEYGFIGYQVPVFPRASRSARVRVPNRKKSGNNEKHAFEILVSVAGDFLQEGETFVPPNCKKDQQNACKNLVLKEQEDESQSSKCNLSDKETYNEKPLSGYHQIRTVNKFSHAPDRFNLKPYSSLKGFDKLANVSGRNTNHSSELGISSLISGEFSEGQFEDAGAELSIIQTVKSETLQPTGSLDALEMDCKPPHYFCSGSKTSLSKDWTTLGPSRHSDTIETVSRDDNGNYVADQRIKNPSSSRRWRVSPNLNGGASFRNDGKRRKIFHDGRTSYSRQRSKRISPLKRRDFFNQCPISGSDRGFQLDDRFNSAADKRGDGNNYCAAIRVASSVTSPHPHPGSRDRNVKLRIKSFKVPELLVEIPTTATVGSLKRSVMEAVTTVLGDGLHVGILLQGKKVRDDSKTLLQTGISRDGKHCNLGFMLEPRHAQIKLPRCLGEQGITSHATSFTLDPRTSSISLDPPVAGCINGARRDHHLVPSLPNISASTTPLPNSQSVVSVPAISVEALAVVPIHHRAGRREFVQRRIRRPFSVSEVEALVQAVEKLGTGRWRDVKLYAFDNAKHRTYVDLKDKWKTLVHTARISPQQRRGEPVPQELLDRVLAVHAYWSQQQAKQQQLKPGV from the exons ATGGTGTCACAGACAAGATTGGAATATGGTTTCATCGGCTACCAGGTGCCTGTGTTCCCTCGAGCTTCTAGATCAGCAAGG GTTAGGGTGCCAAATAGGAAGAAAAGTGGGAACAATGAGAAACATGCTTTCGAAATTTTGGTTAGTGTAGCCGGTGATTTTTTGCAGGAAGGTGAAACTTTTGTGCCTCCTAACTGTAAAAAGGATCAGCAAAATGCTTGTAAGAATCTTGTTTTAAAGGAACAAGAGGATGAGAGTCAATCATCGAAGTGCAACCTTTCCGATAAGGAAACATACAATGAAAAACCTTTATCTGGTTATCACCAAATCCGTACAGTGAATAAGTTCTCACATGCTCCAGACCGGTTTAATTTGAAACCCTATTCAAGTTTAAAGGGCTTCGATAAGTTGGCCAATGTCAGTGGTAGAAACACAAACCATTCTTCTGAATTAGGCATTTCTTCTCTTATATCTGGGGAATTTTCTGAAGGGCAATTTGAGGATGCAGGAGCTGAACTTTCAATCATTCAAACCGTAAAAAGTGAAACTCTTCAGCCTACAGGCAGTTTGGATGCGTTGGAAATGGACTGTAAACCTCCTCATTATTTCTGTTCAGGAAGCAAGACATCATTGTCCAAGGATTGGACAACTCTGGGTCCTTCTAGGCATTCTGATACTATAGAGACAGTTAGTAGAGATGATAACGGAAATTACGTGGCAGATCAAAGAATTAAGAACCCGTCTTCATCCAGACGTTGGAGAGTATCTCCAAATTTGAATGGTGGGGCTTCCTTTAGAAATG AtgggaaaagaagaaagatttTCCACGATGGGAGAACTAGTTATAGTCGTCAAAGATCGAAGAGGATCTCTCCTTTGAAGAGAAGGGATTTCTTTAATCAATGCCCCATCTCTGGGTCGGATCGAGGCTTTCAGCTTGATGACAGATTCAATTCTGCTGCTGACAAGAGAGGCGATGGTAATAATTATTGTGCAG CCATTAGAGTGGCATCCTCAGTTACAAGTCCACATCCACATCCTGGGTCCAGAGACCGTAATG TGAAGCTCCGGATTAAATCCTTCAAGGTTCCGGAGCTTCTTGTTGAGATTCCTACAACCGCCACTGTTGGTTCACTGAAA AGGTCAGTCATGGAAGCAGTGACTACTGTACTTGGAGATGGCTTACATGTCGGCATCCTTCTTCAAGGAAAGAAGGTTAGAGATGACAGTAAAACTCTACTTCAGACTGGTATTTCTCGAGATGGCAAGCATTGTAATTTGGGATTTATGTTGGAGCCCAGGCACGCACAAATTAAACTACCTCGGTGCTTGGGAGAGCAGGGGATAACAAG TCATGCGACATCTTTTACTCTAGATCCGAGGACTTCTAGCATCTCCCTTGATCCTCCTGTGGCTGGTTGCATCAATGGTGCCCGAAGGGACCATCACCTAGTTCCCTCTCTTCCCAATATATCAGCTAGTACTACTCCTCTTCCGAATTCCCAATCTGTAGTATCAGTCCCAGCCATTAGTGTGGAGGCATTGGCTGTGGTTCCAATTCATCACAGAGCTGGGCGTCGCGAGTTTGTCCAGCGGCGTATCAGAAGACCCTTCTCTGTTTCAGAAGTAGAAGCATTGGTTCAGGCAGTTGAGAAACTAGGAACCGGAAG gtGGCGTGATGTCAAATTATATGCTTTTGACAACGCAAAGCATCGTACATATGTGGATTTGAAG GATAAGTGGAAGACATTGGTCCATACAGCAAGAATCTCCCCTCAGCAAAGGAGAGGAGAACCTGTGCCACAAGAGCTTTTGGACAGGGTCCTTGCGGTCCATGCCTATTGGTCCCAACAGCAGGCTAAGCAGCAGCAACTAAAACCAGGTGTCTGA
- the LOC105799841 gene encoding telomere repeat-binding protein 6 isoform X3, translating to MVSQTRLEYGFIGYQVPVFPRASRSARVRVPNRKKSGNNEKHAFEILVSVAGDFLQEGETFVPPNCKKDQQNACKNLVLKEQEDESQSSKCNLSDKETYNEKPLSGYHQIRTVNKFSHAPDRFNLKPYSSLKGFDKLANVSGRNTNHSSELGISSLISGEFSEGQFEDAGAELSIIQTVKSETLQPTGSLDALEMDCKPPHYFCSGSKTSLSKDWTTLGPSRHSDTIETVSRDDNGNYVADQRIKNPSSSRRWRVSPNLNDGKRRKIFHDGRTSYSRQRSKRISPLKRRDFFNQCPISGSDRGFQLDDRFNSAADKRGDGNNYCAAIRVASSVTSPHPHPGSRDRNVKLRIKSFKVPELLVEIPTTATVGSLKRSVMEAVTTVLGDGLHVGILLQGKKVRDDSKTLLQTGISRDGKHCNLGFMLEPRHAQIKLPRCLGEQGITSHATSFTLDPRTSSISLDPPVAGCINGARRDHHLVPSLPNISASTTPLPNSQSVVSVPAISVEALAVVPIHHRAGRREFVQRRIRRPFSVSEVEALVQAVEKLGTGRWRDVKLYAFDNAKHRTYVDLKDKWKTLVHTARISPQQRRGEPVPQELLDRVLAVHAYWSQQQAKQQQLKPGV from the exons ATGGTGTCACAGACAAGATTGGAATATGGTTTCATCGGCTACCAGGTGCCTGTGTTCCCTCGAGCTTCTAGATCAGCAAGG GTTAGGGTGCCAAATAGGAAGAAAAGTGGGAACAATGAGAAACATGCTTTCGAAATTTTGGTTAGTGTAGCCGGTGATTTTTTGCAGGAAGGTGAAACTTTTGTGCCTCCTAACTGTAAAAAGGATCAGCAAAATGCTTGTAAGAATCTTGTTTTAAAGGAACAAGAGGATGAGAGTCAATCATCGAAGTGCAACCTTTCCGATAAGGAAACATACAATGAAAAACCTTTATCTGGTTATCACCAAATCCGTACAGTGAATAAGTTCTCACATGCTCCAGACCGGTTTAATTTGAAACCCTATTCAAGTTTAAAGGGCTTCGATAAGTTGGCCAATGTCAGTGGTAGAAACACAAACCATTCTTCTGAATTAGGCATTTCTTCTCTTATATCTGGGGAATTTTCTGAAGGGCAATTTGAGGATGCAGGAGCTGAACTTTCAATCATTCAAACCGTAAAAAGTGAAACTCTTCAGCCTACAGGCAGTTTGGATGCGTTGGAAATGGACTGTAAACCTCCTCATTATTTCTGTTCAGGAAGCAAGACATCATTGTCCAAGGATTGGACAACTCTGGGTCCTTCTAGGCATTCTGATACTATAGAGACAGTTAGTAGAGATGATAACGGAAATTACGTGGCAGATCAAAGAATTAAGAACCCGTCTTCATCCAGACGTTGGAGAGTATCTCCAAATTTGAATG AtgggaaaagaagaaagatttTCCACGATGGGAGAACTAGTTATAGTCGTCAAAGATCGAAGAGGATCTCTCCTTTGAAGAGAAGGGATTTCTTTAATCAATGCCCCATCTCTGGGTCGGATCGAGGCTTTCAGCTTGATGACAGATTCAATTCTGCTGCTGACAAGAGAGGCGATGGTAATAATTATTGTGCAG CCATTAGAGTGGCATCCTCAGTTACAAGTCCACATCCACATCCTGGGTCCAGAGACCGTAATG TGAAGCTCCGGATTAAATCCTTCAAGGTTCCGGAGCTTCTTGTTGAGATTCCTACAACCGCCACTGTTGGTTCACTGAAA AGGTCAGTCATGGAAGCAGTGACTACTGTACTTGGAGATGGCTTACATGTCGGCATCCTTCTTCAAGGAAAGAAGGTTAGAGATGACAGTAAAACTCTACTTCAGACTGGTATTTCTCGAGATGGCAAGCATTGTAATTTGGGATTTATGTTGGAGCCCAGGCACGCACAAATTAAACTACCTCGGTGCTTGGGAGAGCAGGGGATAACAAG TCATGCGACATCTTTTACTCTAGATCCGAGGACTTCTAGCATCTCCCTTGATCCTCCTGTGGCTGGTTGCATCAATGGTGCCCGAAGGGACCATCACCTAGTTCCCTCTCTTCCCAATATATCAGCTAGTACTACTCCTCTTCCGAATTCCCAATCTGTAGTATCAGTCCCAGCCATTAGTGTGGAGGCATTGGCTGTGGTTCCAATTCATCACAGAGCTGGGCGTCGCGAGTTTGTCCAGCGGCGTATCAGAAGACCCTTCTCTGTTTCAGAAGTAGAAGCATTGGTTCAGGCAGTTGAGAAACTAGGAACCGGAAG gtGGCGTGATGTCAAATTATATGCTTTTGACAACGCAAAGCATCGTACATATGTGGATTTGAAG GATAAGTGGAAGACATTGGTCCATACAGCAAGAATCTCCCCTCAGCAAAGGAGAGGAGAACCTGTGCCACAAGAGCTTTTGGACAGGGTCCTTGCGGTCCATGCCTATTGGTCCCAACAGCAGGCTAAGCAGCAGCAACTAAAACCAGGTGTCTGA
- the LOC105799841 gene encoding telomere repeat-binding protein 6 isoform X2 — protein MVSQTRLEYGFIGYQVPVFPRASRSARVRVPNRKKSGNNEKHAFEILVSVAGDFLQEGETFVPPNCKKDQQNACKNLVLKEQEDESQSSKCNLSDKETYNEKPLSGYHQIRTVNKFSHAPDRFNLKPYSSLKGFDKLANVSGRNTNHSSELGISSLISGEFSEGQFEDAGAELSIIQTVKSETLQPTGSLDALEMDCKPPHYFCSGSKTSLSKDWTTLGPSRHSDTIETVSRDDNGNYVADQRIKNPSSSRRWRVSPNLNGGASFRNDGKRRKIFHDGRTSYSRQRSKRISPLKRRDFFNQCPISGSDRGFQLDDRFNSAADKRGDAIRVASSVTSPHPHPGSRDRNVKLRIKSFKVPELLVEIPTTATVGSLKRSVMEAVTTVLGDGLHVGILLQGKKVRDDSKTLLQTGISRDGKHCNLGFMLEPRHAQIKLPRCLGEQGITSHATSFTLDPRTSSISLDPPVAGCINGARRDHHLVPSLPNISASTTPLPNSQSVVSVPAISVEALAVVPIHHRAGRREFVQRRIRRPFSVSEVEALVQAVEKLGTGRWRDVKLYAFDNAKHRTYVDLKDKWKTLVHTARISPQQRRGEPVPQELLDRVLAVHAYWSQQQAKQQQLKPGV, from the exons ATGGTGTCACAGACAAGATTGGAATATGGTTTCATCGGCTACCAGGTGCCTGTGTTCCCTCGAGCTTCTAGATCAGCAAGG GTTAGGGTGCCAAATAGGAAGAAAAGTGGGAACAATGAGAAACATGCTTTCGAAATTTTGGTTAGTGTAGCCGGTGATTTTTTGCAGGAAGGTGAAACTTTTGTGCCTCCTAACTGTAAAAAGGATCAGCAAAATGCTTGTAAGAATCTTGTTTTAAAGGAACAAGAGGATGAGAGTCAATCATCGAAGTGCAACCTTTCCGATAAGGAAACATACAATGAAAAACCTTTATCTGGTTATCACCAAATCCGTACAGTGAATAAGTTCTCACATGCTCCAGACCGGTTTAATTTGAAACCCTATTCAAGTTTAAAGGGCTTCGATAAGTTGGCCAATGTCAGTGGTAGAAACACAAACCATTCTTCTGAATTAGGCATTTCTTCTCTTATATCTGGGGAATTTTCTGAAGGGCAATTTGAGGATGCAGGAGCTGAACTTTCAATCATTCAAACCGTAAAAAGTGAAACTCTTCAGCCTACAGGCAGTTTGGATGCGTTGGAAATGGACTGTAAACCTCCTCATTATTTCTGTTCAGGAAGCAAGACATCATTGTCCAAGGATTGGACAACTCTGGGTCCTTCTAGGCATTCTGATACTATAGAGACAGTTAGTAGAGATGATAACGGAAATTACGTGGCAGATCAAAGAATTAAGAACCCGTCTTCATCCAGACGTTGGAGAGTATCTCCAAATTTGAATGGTGGGGCTTCCTTTAGAAATG AtgggaaaagaagaaagatttTCCACGATGGGAGAACTAGTTATAGTCGTCAAAGATCGAAGAGGATCTCTCCTTTGAAGAGAAGGGATTTCTTTAATCAATGCCCCATCTCTGGGTCGGATCGAGGCTTTCAGCTTGATGACAGATTCAATTCTGCTGCTGACAAGAGAGGCGATG CCATTAGAGTGGCATCCTCAGTTACAAGTCCACATCCACATCCTGGGTCCAGAGACCGTAATG TGAAGCTCCGGATTAAATCCTTCAAGGTTCCGGAGCTTCTTGTTGAGATTCCTACAACCGCCACTGTTGGTTCACTGAAA AGGTCAGTCATGGAAGCAGTGACTACTGTACTTGGAGATGGCTTACATGTCGGCATCCTTCTTCAAGGAAAGAAGGTTAGAGATGACAGTAAAACTCTACTTCAGACTGGTATTTCTCGAGATGGCAAGCATTGTAATTTGGGATTTATGTTGGAGCCCAGGCACGCACAAATTAAACTACCTCGGTGCTTGGGAGAGCAGGGGATAACAAG TCATGCGACATCTTTTACTCTAGATCCGAGGACTTCTAGCATCTCCCTTGATCCTCCTGTGGCTGGTTGCATCAATGGTGCCCGAAGGGACCATCACCTAGTTCCCTCTCTTCCCAATATATCAGCTAGTACTACTCCTCTTCCGAATTCCCAATCTGTAGTATCAGTCCCAGCCATTAGTGTGGAGGCATTGGCTGTGGTTCCAATTCATCACAGAGCTGGGCGTCGCGAGTTTGTCCAGCGGCGTATCAGAAGACCCTTCTCTGTTTCAGAAGTAGAAGCATTGGTTCAGGCAGTTGAGAAACTAGGAACCGGAAG gtGGCGTGATGTCAAATTATATGCTTTTGACAACGCAAAGCATCGTACATATGTGGATTTGAAG GATAAGTGGAAGACATTGGTCCATACAGCAAGAATCTCCCCTCAGCAAAGGAGAGGAGAACCTGTGCCACAAGAGCTTTTGGACAGGGTCCTTGCGGTCCATGCCTATTGGTCCCAACAGCAGGCTAAGCAGCAGCAACTAAAACCAGGTGTCTGA
- the LOC105799841 gene encoding telomere repeat-binding protein 5 isoform X4, translated as MVSQTRLEYGFIGYQVPVFPRASRSARVRVPNRKKSGNNEKHAFEILVSVAGDFLQEGETFVPPNCKKDQQNACKNLVLKEQEDESQSSKCNLSDKETYNEKPLSGYHQIRTVNKFSHAPDRFNLKPYSSLKGFDKLANVSGRNTNHSSELGISSLISGEFSEGQFEDAGAELSIIQTVKSETLQPTGSLDALEMDCKPPHYFCSGSKTSLSKDWTTLGPSRHSDTIETVSRDDNGNYVADQRIKNPSSSRRWRVSPNLNGGASFRNDGKRRKIFHDGRTSYSRQRSKRISPLKRRDFFNQCPISGSDRGFQLDDRFNSAADKRGDGNNYCAAIRVASSVTSPHPHPGSRDRNVKLRIKSFKVPELLVEIPTTATVGSLKRSVMEAVTTVLGDGLHVGILLQGKKVRDDSKTLLQTGISRDGKHCNLGFMLEPRHAQIKLPRCLGEQGITSHATSFTLDPRTSSISLDPPVAGCINGARRDHHLVPSLPNISASTTPLPNSQSVVSVPAISVEALAVVPIHHRAGRREFVQRRIRRPFSVSEVEALVQAVEKLGTGRWRDVKLYAFDNAKHRTYVDLKVNGPFLFLLQIGG; from the exons ATGGTGTCACAGACAAGATTGGAATATGGTTTCATCGGCTACCAGGTGCCTGTGTTCCCTCGAGCTTCTAGATCAGCAAGG GTTAGGGTGCCAAATAGGAAGAAAAGTGGGAACAATGAGAAACATGCTTTCGAAATTTTGGTTAGTGTAGCCGGTGATTTTTTGCAGGAAGGTGAAACTTTTGTGCCTCCTAACTGTAAAAAGGATCAGCAAAATGCTTGTAAGAATCTTGTTTTAAAGGAACAAGAGGATGAGAGTCAATCATCGAAGTGCAACCTTTCCGATAAGGAAACATACAATGAAAAACCTTTATCTGGTTATCACCAAATCCGTACAGTGAATAAGTTCTCACATGCTCCAGACCGGTTTAATTTGAAACCCTATTCAAGTTTAAAGGGCTTCGATAAGTTGGCCAATGTCAGTGGTAGAAACACAAACCATTCTTCTGAATTAGGCATTTCTTCTCTTATATCTGGGGAATTTTCTGAAGGGCAATTTGAGGATGCAGGAGCTGAACTTTCAATCATTCAAACCGTAAAAAGTGAAACTCTTCAGCCTACAGGCAGTTTGGATGCGTTGGAAATGGACTGTAAACCTCCTCATTATTTCTGTTCAGGAAGCAAGACATCATTGTCCAAGGATTGGACAACTCTGGGTCCTTCTAGGCATTCTGATACTATAGAGACAGTTAGTAGAGATGATAACGGAAATTACGTGGCAGATCAAAGAATTAAGAACCCGTCTTCATCCAGACGTTGGAGAGTATCTCCAAATTTGAATGGTGGGGCTTCCTTTAGAAATG AtgggaaaagaagaaagatttTCCACGATGGGAGAACTAGTTATAGTCGTCAAAGATCGAAGAGGATCTCTCCTTTGAAGAGAAGGGATTTCTTTAATCAATGCCCCATCTCTGGGTCGGATCGAGGCTTTCAGCTTGATGACAGATTCAATTCTGCTGCTGACAAGAGAGGCGATGGTAATAATTATTGTGCAG CCATTAGAGTGGCATCCTCAGTTACAAGTCCACATCCACATCCTGGGTCCAGAGACCGTAATG TGAAGCTCCGGATTAAATCCTTCAAGGTTCCGGAGCTTCTTGTTGAGATTCCTACAACCGCCACTGTTGGTTCACTGAAA AGGTCAGTCATGGAAGCAGTGACTACTGTACTTGGAGATGGCTTACATGTCGGCATCCTTCTTCAAGGAAAGAAGGTTAGAGATGACAGTAAAACTCTACTTCAGACTGGTATTTCTCGAGATGGCAAGCATTGTAATTTGGGATTTATGTTGGAGCCCAGGCACGCACAAATTAAACTACCTCGGTGCTTGGGAGAGCAGGGGATAACAAG TCATGCGACATCTTTTACTCTAGATCCGAGGACTTCTAGCATCTCCCTTGATCCTCCTGTGGCTGGTTGCATCAATGGTGCCCGAAGGGACCATCACCTAGTTCCCTCTCTTCCCAATATATCAGCTAGTACTACTCCTCTTCCGAATTCCCAATCTGTAGTATCAGTCCCAGCCATTAGTGTGGAGGCATTGGCTGTGGTTCCAATTCATCACAGAGCTGGGCGTCGCGAGTTTGTCCAGCGGCGTATCAGAAGACCCTTCTCTGTTTCAGAAGTAGAAGCATTGGTTCAGGCAGTTGAGAAACTAGGAACCGGAAG gtGGCGTGATGTCAAATTATATGCTTTTGACAACGCAAAGCATCGTACATATGTGGATTTGAAGGTGAATGGTCCATTTTTGTTTCTGCTTCAGATTGGAG GATAA
- the LOC105797721 gene encoding LOW QUALITY PROTEIN: ATP-dependent zinc metalloprotease FTSH 8, mitochondrial (The sequence of the model RefSeq protein was modified relative to this genomic sequence to represent the inferred CDS: inserted 5 bases in 5 codons; substituted 1 base at 1 genomic stop codon), translating to MIVSRIGRSLSCSSSFNFKNNVISRNLLLNETHIPRPVGNACISHVSQGLGLLRGYFALAEAGKKLVLNARLSILDSILGNPRIRRLFSSGGPKKRIKKMWLKKIKHVEVNAYRISFQEFKNXLLEPGLVEKXVVTNKSVAKVYARSSPCDANQTTDDAVESPTTGAPAKRKISQNKYYFXIGSVESFEEKLEEVLEALGIDPHNYVPVTYVSEVNRFQELLRFGPTLLLLGTFWFMGRRMQSGFEVGGPGGRGGRGIFNIGKAQITKMDKNAKDKVLFNDVAGCDEAKQEIMEFVHSLKNHKKYEELGAKIPKGAFLVGPPGTGKTLLAKATAGESGVPFLSMSGSDFMKMFVGVGPSRVRSLFQEARQCAPSIIFIDEIDAIGRARGRGGFSGGNDERESTLNQLLVEMHGFGTTSGVVVFDGTNRPDILDRALLRPGWFDRQITIDNXDIKGRGQVFQICLKKLKLDNEPSYCSRXLATLTPGFAGVDIANVCNEAALIAARNGSAVITMEHFEAAVDRVIGGLEKKNKVISKLERRTVAYHESGHAVAGWFLEHAEPLLKVTIVPRGIATLGFAQYVPNENLLMTKEQLSDVACMTLGGRAAKQVLLRKISTGAQSDLKKVTKMTYAQVAVYGFSDKVGLLSVPQRDAFEMTKPYSSKTGAIIDSEVREWVVKAYEPTMQLIEEHKEHVAQVAELLLXKEVLHQEDLIRILGKRPFKSSEPTNYERFKQGFQEENKEPKDTKDEGRTAGDDGSTPLKPEVVPA from the exons ATGATTGTCTCTAGAATTGGTCGCTCTCTCTCCTGCTCGTCtagtttcaatttcaaaaat AATGTAATATCGAGAAATCTGTTATTGAATGAAACGCATATACCAAGGCCTGTCGGAAATGCATGCATTTCACACGTCAGTCAAGGGTTAGGGCTGTTAAGGGGATATTTTGCACTAGCTGAAGCTGGGAAGAAGCTTGTTCTCAATGCACGATTGTCTATTTTGGATTCGATTCTCGGAAACCCTAGGATTAGGCGGCTTTTCTCCAGTGGTGGTCCTAAGAAAAGAA TAAAAAAGATGTGGCTGAAAAAGATAAAGCATGTTGAAGTAAATGCCTATCGT ATTAGTTTCCAAGAGTTCAAAA AACTCCTCGAACCTGGCTTGGTGGAAA TTGTTGTTACTAATAAATCAGTTGCAAAAGTGTATGCGAGGAGCTCGCCCTGTGATGCAAATCAAACTACTGATGATGCTGTAGAATCTCCTACCACTGGAGCCCCTGCCAAAAGAAAGATAAGCCAAAATAAGTACTACT ACATAGGGAGTGTTGAATCTTTCGAGGAGAAGCTAGAGGAAGTCCTAGAAGCATTGGGGATAGATCCTCATAATTATGTTCCTGTAACTTATGTAAGTGAAGTGAACCGGTTCCAGGAGTTGCTGCGCTTTGGACCCACACTCTTGCTCCTGGGGACCTTTTGGTTTATGGGGAGAAGAATGCAAAGTGGATTTGAAGTTGGTGGGCCTGGGGGACGAGGTGGTCGTGGAATATTTAATATTGGAAAGGCGCAGAtcacaaaaatggacaagaatGCGAAGGACAAG GTCCTTTTTAATGATGTTGCTGGCTGTGATGAGGCAAAGCAAGAAATTATGGAGTTTGTGCATTCCTTAAAGAACCATAAGAAATATGAGGAATTAGGAGCTAAGATTCCCAAAGGTGCATTTCTTGTTGGTCCTCCTGGCACGGGGAAGACACTTCTTGCTAAGGCAACTGCTGGTGAATCCGGTGTGCCTTTCCTCTCTATGTCTGGATCagattttatgaaaatgttcGTTGGAGTTGGGCCGTCAAGAGTGAGAAGCTTATTCCAAGAGGCAAGGCAATGTGCTCCTAGTATCATATTTATTGATGAGATTGATGCAATAGGTAGAGCAAGGGGTCGTGGAGGCTTTTCTGGTGGCAATGATGAGCGTGAAAGTACTCTTAATCAGTTGCTTGTAGAAATGCATGGATTTGGAACAACTTCTGGAGTTGTTGTGTTTGATGGCACTAATAGGCCTGATATTTTAGACAGAGCCCTGTTGAGACCAGGTTGGTTTGATCGTCAAATTACAATTGACA TTGACATTAAGGGTCGTGGCCAAGTCTTTCAGATATGCTTGAAGAAACTAAAACTTGATAATGAGCCATCATATTGCTCTCGGTGACTTGCCACTCTAACCCCTGGTTTTGCTGGAGTAGACATTGCAAATGTTTGCAATGAAGCAGCATTGATTGCTGCCAGAAATGGAAGTGCTGTGATAACCATGGAACATTTTGAGGCAGCTGTAGACAGAGTAATAGGTGGTTTAGAAAAGAAGAACAAG GTTATAAGCAAGTTGGAAAGGCGAACAGTCGCTTACCATGAATCTGGCCATGCTGTTGCTGGTTGGTTCTTGGAACATGCGGAACCATTGCTTAAAGTAACTATTGTTCCTCGTGGTATCGCAACATTAGGATTTGCACAGTATGTTCCCAATGAAAATCTTCTAATGACCAAAGAGCAGCTTTCTGATGTGGCTTGCATGACACTAGGTGGTCGAGCTGCTAAGCAG GTTTTGTTGAGGAAGATATCAACTGGAGCGCAGAGTGACTTGAAGAAAGTAACCAAGATGACCTATGCCCAGGTGGCAGTGTATGGTTTCAGTGACAAGGTTGGTTTGCTCTCTGTCCCTCAAAGGGACGCATTCGAGATGACCAAGCCTTACAGCAGCAAGACTGGTGCAATAATTGACAGCGAAGTAAGAGAGTGGGTGGTTAAGGCATATGAACCAACAATGCAGCTGATAGAGGAGCACAAAGAGCATGTGGCTCAGGTCGCAGAATTGCTTC GAAAAGAGGTCCTTCACCAGGAGGACTTGATTCGGATCCTAGGGAAACGGCCTTTTAAGTCGAGTGAACCCACAAATTATGAAAGGTTTAAACAAGGGTTCCAAGAAGAAAACAAGGAACCCAAGGACACAAAAGACGAAGGTAGAACTGCAGGGGATGATGGTTCAACTCCCTTGAAACCTGAGGTGGTGCCTGCATAG